A window of Fragaria vesca subsp. vesca linkage group LG7, FraVesHawaii_1.0, whole genome shotgun sequence contains these coding sequences:
- the LOC101305893 gene encoding NAC domain-containing protein 55-like: protein MADSPDMEWYFFSPRVFKHSNSKSTKMNRTRGEGFWKKQGSDRRITGAYSDKQIGGKRILTFFLPKKQKIDWVIHEYYLTKADSDEQIGDFVLCRLKDNHLKKKSGKSEHDRQDAPLCDGREPSSGSCIMAFNVEGQASSELGNVVVIPNGNVDEAEHGGGSCIMTLNVESPASKQLENVSRMVLELILEGGEKCH from the coding sequence ATGGCGGACTCTCCGGACATGGAGTGGTACTTCTTCAGTCCTAGAGTTTTTAAGCATAGCAACAGCAAAAGCACTAAGATGAACAGGACTAGGGGGGAAGGCTTTTGGAAGAAGCAAGGCAGCGATCGCAGGATCACTGGGGCCTATTCTGATAAGCAGATTGGGGGGAAGAGGATCTTGACCTTCTTTCTGCCGAAAAAGCAGAAGATTGACTGGGTTATTCATGAGTATTATCTCACTAAGGCCGATTCTGATGAGCAGATCGGCGACTTCGTTCTCTGCCGCTTGAAGGACAACCACTTAAAGAAGAAGTCAGGCAAGTCTGAGCATGATCGGCAGGATGCTCCATTGTGCGATGGACGTGAGCCTAGTAGCGGTAGCTGCATTATGGCCTTCAATGTTGAAGGTCAAGCATCCAGTGAGCTGGGAAATGTTGTTGTGATTCCCAATGGCAATGTTGATGAAGCTGAACATGGTGGAGGTAGCTGTATTATGACCTTAAATGTTGAAAGTCCAGCATCCAAACAGCTGGAAAATGTTAGTAGAATGGTCTTGGAGCTCATTCTTGAAGGTGGAGAGAAATGTCACTAA
- the LOC101291171 gene encoding protein ATAF2-like: protein MSSGGFTAPKGYRYNPSDEELFSDLEQKNHCKDSQITTIIPDIDDVCKYEPRQLPELAFTRAENLVGKFFFFFFFWIIREESWHSQRKWYFFTRLDYKYTNSSRVNRTTGEGYWKITGKDRAIKAPDSKAVIGRKRTLTFYKRGVLKAQKNSQKTGWVIHEYFLIQESCDPPKQIGEYVVCCLKYKSDNSDHDKDAPFCNRGSSSCSMAFNVENQAEENWLSEDLLNVVPIPNGNESETVGGMITEEEEYLALKELEDALQVPIGNPHEFEGMQTDPCCIEQNDHSTSVEGRPDSSNSSDMIDELLDDPENLDSLFDPPAPRQLDQLHQSPMYTTDVHKHECRKRPYSFEHDDPSLPKKNNISTDDGNNVSNNASNSESQATNVIPKEYSQPGANVGSDFDLFLPKDYVCTQPSINGGPRDFSNDNNYIELDDLLSFYQGIDSSLAEFSDIVIDGGRGVTSDRNTSVVHGSENDYSALASGASLHHS, encoded by the exons ATGAGCTCCGGCGGCTTCACAGCTCCGAAGGGATACCGATACAATCCCTCCGACGAGGAACTGTTTAGCGACTTGGAGCAGAAGAATCACTGCAAGGACTCCCAGATCACGACCATCATCCCTGATATCGATGATGTGTGCAAGTACGAGCCTCGCCAGCTACCAG AACTGGCCTTCACAAGGGCTGAAAATCTAGTGGGGAAGTTTTTCTTTTTCTTCTTCTTTTGGATTATAAGGGAAGAGTCTTGGCACAGTCAGAGAAAGTGGTATTTCTTCACTCGGCTTGATTACAAGTACACCAACAGCAGTCGCGTCAACAGGACTACAGGGGAAGGGTACTGGAAGATCACAGGAAAGGACCGCGCAATCAAGGCCCCGGACTCCAAGGCTGTGATTGGGAGAAAGAGGACCTTGACATTCTACAAACGTGGAGTGCTGAAAGCCCAGAAGAACTCCCAGAAGACCGGCTGGGTTATTCATGAGTATTTTCTCATTCAGGAAAGTTGTGATCCTCCTAAGCAGATTGGGGAATATGTTGTCTGCTGCTTGAAGTACAAGTCAGATAACTCTGATCATGATAAGGATGCCCCATTCTGCAATCGAGGAAGCAGTAGCTGCAGTATGGCCTTCAATGTTGAAAATCAAGCTGAAGAAAATTGGCTATCCGAAGATCTGCTTAATGTTGTTCCAATTCCTAATGGAAATGAAAGTGAAACTGTTGGTGGCATGATTACAGAAGAAGAAGAATACCTGGCATTAAAGGAGCTGGAAGATGCTCTTCAGGTTCCCATAGGCAATCCGCATGAATTCGAAGGCATGCAAACTGATCCTTGTTGTATAGAACAGAATGATCATTCAACCTCTGTCGAAGGCCGACCTGATAGCAGCAATTCATCTGATATGATTGATGAG CTACTAGATGACCCGGAAAATCTGGATTCACTCTTTGATCCACCTGCTCCACGTCAACTGGATCAGCTACACCAGTCACCAATGTATACCACCGATGTTCATAAACATGAGTGCCGTAAGAGGCCATATTCCTTTGAGCATGATGACCCTTCTCTTCCGAAAAAGAATAACATTTCAACCGACGATGGTAACAATGTTAGCAACAACGCATCTAATTCTGAAAGTCAAGCTACAAATGTGATTCCAAAG GAGTATTCTCAACCGGGAGCAAATGTGGGATCAGACTTTGATTTGTTTCTTCCAAAGGATTATGTCTGTACACAACCATCAATAAACGGAGGACCGAGAGACTTTTCCAATGACAATAATTATATTGAGTTGGATGATTTGCTATCTTTTTACCAAGGTATTGACTCTTCTCTCGCAGAGTTCTCAGATATAGTTATTGATGGAGGTAGAGGAGTAACCAGTGACAGAAACACTTCAGTAGTACATGGATCTGAAAATGATTATTCTGCATTAGCCTCTGGAGCATCGCTCCACCATAGCTAA
- the LOC101305608 gene encoding NAC domain-containing protein 74-like, which translates to MPLSLPVGYRFRPTEEELVNHFLKKKIRGENESEINQIIPFIDLYEHEPAELPGLLGSETEDHDMEWFFFTRNAYKYNKSRRSNRSTKKGFWKITGKERGIKARRSKAVIGKKRTLTFYQGRGKAKKKTDWVFHEYYLPQNQVVSCSKKEKGDFVLCRLKNKSDKKDSSVRNEGEPGRGDDEMNQEGDGEFLFHQPQTIDDCCSSALWSPASQELEAVLQTNGDCHELQSPFGESESCLLHRNQVLTCDEDESVYDVYPQLRDPPDENLDSLLRAFQPQDYCPPILQSPIYTKLGNVTHPLQPQNYQPSVIFQSPIYTKQGNGPDANLHYGIPVVDIPVRHVMSNIENQASDYRSLEVPRPQTEVNLESAVYRFQPQDSTLQPLMYTDFGDALHNIECNELQSFFGDDHSSFGNIAYQDYYSSDQTAQTPFKDSCRNHWEGSTMGIVE; encoded by the exons ATGCCACTTTCATTGCCGGTAGGCTACAGGTTCCGTCCCACGGAAGAGGAGCTAGTGAATCACTTTTTGAAGAAGAAGATTCGCGGCGAAAACGAGTCAGAGATCAACCAAATCATCCCTTTCATCGACCTCTATGAACACGAGCCGGCTGAGCTTCCCG GTTTGTTGGGGAGTGAGACAGAGGATCACGACATGGAGTGGTTCTTCTTCACAAGAAATGCTTACAAGTACAACAAAAGCCGTCGATCGAATCGGAGCACGAAGAAGGGGTTCTGGAAGATCACAGGCAAGGAGCGTGGGATTAAGGCTCGGCGATCCAAAGCTGTGATTGGGAAGAAGAGGACTCTGACTTTTTACCAGGGTCGTGGGAAAGCCAAGAAGAAGACCGACTGGGTCTTTCATGAGTACTATCTTCCTCAAAATCAAGTTGTTTCCTGTTCGAAGAAGGAAAAG GGCGATTTTGTTCTTTGTCGATTGAAGAACAAATCAGATAAGAAGGATTCTTCAGTCAGAAATGAAGGGGAACCGGGTAGAGGCGATGATGAAATGAATCAAGAG GGAGATGGGGAGTTTCTGTTCCATCAACCTCAGACTATAGATGACTGCTGCTCGTCAGCACTGTGGTCACCGGCATCCCAAGAGCTGGAAGCTGTTCTGCAAACCAATGGTGATTGTCATGAGTTGCAATCACCATTTGGAGAAAGTGAGTCTTGTCTTCTACACAGGAATCAAGTTTTAACCTGTGATGAGGATGAGTCTGTCTATGATGTATATCCACAG CTACGTGATCCGCCAGATGAAAATCTGGATTCACTCTTGCGTGCATTTCAGCCGCAAGATTACTGCCCTCCCATACTGCAGTCACCAATATACACAAAGTTGGGGAATGTTACACATCCACTTCAGCCACAGAATTACCAGCCCTCGGTAATATTTCAGTCACCAATATACACAAAGCAGGGAAATGGTCCAGATGCCAATCTCCACTATGGCATACCAGTAGTTGACATACCAGTTAGACATGTCATGTCTAATATTGAGAATCAAGCTTCAGACTATAGGAGTCTAGAG GTGCCTCGTCCTCAAACCGAAGTCAATCTGGAATCAGCAGTTTATCGATTCCAGCCGCAAGATTCCACACTACAGCCACTGATGTACACAGACTTTGGAGATGCTCTACATAATATTGAGTGCAATGAGTTGCAATCTTTCTTTGGTGATGATCACTCTTCCTTTGGTAATATTGCTTACCAGGATTATTACTCGTCTGATCAAACAGCACAGACTCCTTTCAAAGACTCCTGCCGAAATCACTGGGAAGGGTCTACCATGGGGATAGTGGAGTAA